One window of the Alphaproteobacteria bacterium genome contains the following:
- a CDS encoding magnesium transporter, protein MTLAESPQASADSAAAHMTTDIPVAHRASTVAEVFADLRGRHFACADTVFVTDSDNRLEGIVRINDLLSAGARVIGDIMEPEHDSVRADADQEAVAALAMDYGMIVVPVVDANDRLIGAVPPEALFRILRDEHTEDLQRLAGIVPHEDGTAYALDEPLRGRFRRRMPWLLFGLAASSLVTVVMARFEEAMMVNLSVAFFVPALVYIAGAIGSQAVSVAVRGLSLGAVPIAVLVRDETIIGGAIGAALGVVSALAAFALLGDGALAVAVGIAVLAAGTVSAVVGFSLPWTFQRLGFDPALGAGPVCTVIQDVASLLIYFVLVTQIVL, encoded by the coding sequence ATGACCCTGGCAGAATCACCCCAAGCGTCCGCTGACTCGGCCGCCGCGCACATGACGACCGACATTCCGGTCGCCCACCGCGCATCGACCGTGGCCGAGGTCTTCGCCGATTTGCGCGGGCGGCATTTCGCCTGCGCCGACACCGTCTTCGTGACCGATTCCGACAACCGCCTCGAAGGCATCGTGCGGATCAACGACTTGCTATCGGCCGGGGCGCGCGTCATTGGCGACATCATGGAGCCTGAGCACGATTCGGTGCGCGCCGACGCCGACCAGGAGGCCGTCGCGGCGTTGGCGATGGATTACGGCATGATCGTGGTGCCGGTGGTCGATGCGAACGACCGCTTGATCGGCGCAGTCCCGCCCGAGGCGCTGTTCAGAATTCTGCGCGACGAGCATACGGAAGATCTGCAGCGCCTCGCCGGTATCGTGCCGCACGAAGACGGCACGGCCTACGCGCTCGACGAACCGCTCCGCGGTCGCTTCCGCCGCCGCATGCCCTGGCTTTTGTTCGGGCTCGCCGCGTCGTCGCTGGTCACGGTGGTGATGGCGCGGTTCGAAGAAGCAATGATGGTGAACCTGTCGGTGGCCTTTTTCGTGCCGGCGTTGGTCTATATCGCCGGCGCGATCGGCAGCCAGGCGGTCTCGGTCGCGGTGCGGGGTCTTTCGTTGGGCGCGGTCCCGATCGCGGTGCTGGTGCGCGATGAAACGATCATCGGCGGCGCCATCGGTGCGGCACTTGGGGTGGTTTCAGCGCTGGCCGCCTTCGCCCTGCTGGGCGACGGCGCATTGGCTGTCGCGGTGGGTATCGCCGTCCTCGCCGCCGGCACCGTTTCGGCGGTGGTCGGGTTCAGCTTGCCCTGGACGTTCCAACGCCTCGGCTTCGATCCAGCACTGGGGGCCGGCCCCGTCTGCACGGTGATCCAGGACGTCGCCAGCCTGCTCATCTATTTCGTGCTGGTGACCCAAATCGTACTCTAG
- a CDS encoding SulP family inorganic anion transporter has product MTFLAAYRDQWIGNIRGDLLAGLVVALALIPEAIAFSVIAGVDPKVGLYASFSIAVLVAITGGRPGMISAATAATAVLMVTLVKDYGLQYLLAATVLAGLLQIAAGILRLGMVMRFVSRSVMTGFVNALAILIFLAQVPELIGVPWLTYLMVAAGLAVIYLFPLLTKSIPSPLVCILLLTAAAMLFGFDVRTVSDLGELPSTLPIFLIPQIPFNLETLMIILPYSAAVAAVGLLESLMTASIVDELTDTPSDKNRECIGQGIANTATGFIGGMAGCAMIGQSMINVKSGGRGRLSTFCAGAFLLFMIVVLGDWVGRIPMAALVAIMIMVSIGTFSWSSIKNLRHHPRSSSIVMVATVVGVVLTHNLAIGVLVGVLLSGIFFSWKIAQIFRVTSTLSPDGRARTYVVEGQIFFASAEAFTAAFDFREAPDRVTIDVTHAHIWDISSVAALDMVVLKFRREGADVDIVGINQASETIVDKLAIHDKPGALERLMGH; this is encoded by the coding sequence GTGACGTTCCTCGCCGCCTACCGCGATCAATGGATCGGCAATATCCGGGGCGACCTGCTCGCCGGACTGGTTGTTGCCCTGGCATTGATCCCCGAAGCCATCGCCTTTTCGGTGATCGCCGGGGTCGACCCCAAGGTCGGCCTCTATGCGTCCTTCTCCATCGCCGTGTTGGTTGCCATCACCGGCGGCAGACCTGGGATGATTTCGGCGGCGACCGCCGCCACCGCCGTGCTGATGGTGACCCTGGTCAAGGACTACGGCCTGCAGTACCTGCTCGCCGCCACGGTCTTGGCGGGGTTGTTGCAAATTGCCGCCGGGATCCTGCGGCTCGGCATGGTGATGCGCTTTGTTTCACGTTCGGTGATGACGGGTTTCGTCAACGCCTTGGCGATCCTTATTTTCCTCGCCCAAGTTCCTGAACTGATCGGCGTGCCGTGGTTGACCTATCTCATGGTCGCGGCGGGGCTAGCGGTCATCTACCTGTTTCCACTACTGACCAAATCGATCCCGTCGCCGCTCGTCTGCATCCTGTTGCTGACCGCCGCGGCGATGCTGTTCGGATTCGATGTCCGCACCGTCAGCGACCTGGGCGAACTACCCTCGACGCTGCCGATCTTCCTCATCCCGCAAATTCCATTCAACCTTGAGACGTTGATGATCATCCTGCCCTATTCGGCAGCGGTCGCGGCAGTGGGGTTGCTCGAATCGTTGATGACCGCGTCAATCGTCGACGAACTCACCGACACCCCCAGCGACAAGAACCGCGAATGCATCGGTCAGGGCATTGCAAACACCGCCACTGGGTTCATCGGCGGCATGGCCGGGTGCGCGATGATCGGTCAGTCGATGATCAACGTGAAGTCGGGCGGGCGGGGCCGTCTATCGACCTTCTGCGCCGGCGCGTTCCTATTGTTCATGATTGTCGTGCTAGGCGATTGGGTCGGGCGTATTCCGATGGCGGCGCTGGTCGCGATCATGATCATGGTATCGATCGGCACGTTCAGTTGGTCGTCGATCAAGAACCTGCGCCATCATCCGCGCTCGTCGTCGATCGTTATGGTGGCGACAGTCGTCGGCGTTGTCCTGACCCACAACCTCGCCATCGGCGTTCTCGTCGGCGTGCTGCTGTCGGGGATTTTCTTCTCCTGGAAGATCGCGCAGATTTTTCGCGTTACCTCGACCCTGTCGCCCGACGGGCGGGCGCGCACCTATGTCGTCGAGGGCCAAATATTCTTCGCCTCGGCCGAAGCCTTCACCGCCGCGTTCGATTTCCGCGAAGCGCCCGACAGAGTCACGATCGACGTCACCCACGCCCATATCTGGGACATTTCCAGCGTTGCCGCGCTCGACATGGTGGTGCTCAAGTTCCGCCGCGAAGGCGCCGATGTCGACATCGTCGGCATCAACCAGGCCAGCGAGACGATCGTCGACAAACTCGCGATCCATGACAAACCCGGCGCACTTGAGCGCCTCATGGGGCATTAG
- a CDS encoding universal stress protein, which produces MTKILALVDGSLYAASVCGHAAWIAGRTGGAVDVLHVLGRRQTAGASPNLSGSIALGARTALLEELSAHDEQSAKLAHKRGRAILDDAQAAITAAGIAAVTTRLRLGDIVDEVTDGGADTEMVVIGKRGEAADFAKLHLGSNLERVVRACAAPVFVASRAFKPIDRFLIAYDGGPSSMRAVGHVARSALFKDLACRLLMVGSDTVKNRLSLDNAAATLKASGYTVDAAIVQGHTESVIAQAVEADGIGLLVMGAYGHSRIRSLIIGSTTTAMVRECKIPVVLLR; this is translated from the coding sequence ATGACCAAGATCCTCGCCCTCGTCGACGGCTCGCTCTACGCCGCAAGCGTGTGCGGCCATGCCGCCTGGATTGCCGGGCGGACCGGTGGCGCGGTCGATGTGCTGCACGTCCTCGGGCGCCGCCAAACCGCGGGCGCCTCGCCCAATCTGTCGGGCAGCATCGCGTTGGGCGCGCGTACCGCGCTCCTCGAAGAACTCAGCGCCCACGACGAACAGAGCGCCAAACTCGCCCACAAACGCGGCCGCGCTATTTTGGACGACGCGCAAGCCGCTATTACGGCCGCTGGGATCGCGGCGGTAACGACGCGGCTACGGCTCGGCGACATCGTCGACGAGGTGACCGACGGCGGGGCCGATACCGAAATGGTGGTGATCGGCAAGCGCGGCGAGGCCGCGGACTTCGCCAAACTCCATCTCGGGTCCAACCTCGAACGCGTCGTGCGCGCCTGCGCCGCGCCTGTGTTTGTCGCGTCGCGAGCCTTCAAACCGATCGACCGCTTTCTCATCGCCTATGACGGCGGTCCCAGCAGTATGCGGGCGGTCGGGCACGTCGCTCGCAGTGCGTTGTTCAAGGATTTGGCGTGTCGTTTGCTGATGGTCGGTTCGGACACCGTGAAGAACCGGCTCAGCCTCGACAACGCGGCGGCGACCCTCAAGGCCAGCGGCTACACGGTCGATGCCGCGATCGTTCAGGGCCACACCGAATCGGTGATCGCGCAAGCCGTTGAGGCCGACGGGATCGGCCTCCTCGTCATGGGCGCCTACGGTCATTCCCGCATCCGCAGTTTGATCATCGGTTCGACCACAACGGCGATGGTGCGCGAATGCAAAATACCGGTCGTGCTGCTGCGATAG
- the mprF gene encoding bifunctional lysylphosphatidylglycerol flippase/synthetase MprF: protein MPTPETGVDTARDGGKPRLARFLPLVSLAVFAAGIWVLHSALAGHDIGEIVSGILRHPPGQIVLAVCFTGASYTLLMGYDWLALHHLGKSLPLGRVAATSFVSFAVGLNLGAAALTGGSLRLRMYAAAGLSAIEVGAVIAFLLLATGLGLGTLAGATLLIETPAVFAAAGIPLWSARTLGAVFLGAVAGYFVLALLRRRPIRIFGYEVRVPGFGISLAQLTVSVADIGFAAAVLFVVLPPEANLSFVAFLGLFVVAATAGTLSNVPGGVGVFEAVIVLLLPAAPTDVLLSAMLTYRAIYYFLPLLLAGGLLSVLELRTAKVVLPVRVAGTLLAARFVAPQVLGTLTFLAGALLLLSGATPAVATRVAFLRDVLPLSLLEISHLLASAVGFTLLILGRGLYRRLNAAWWLSIAGLSAGVALSLAKGFDYEEASILGVILVLLLPARRAFYRHASLMSPTLTPGWLTAIATAVLASFWVGAASFRQIPFSDGLLIDFAFAGDAARFLRASLVVAAVAGCFAFWRLLSGGAPRLAAVDAASEAAAAAIVAASPDPNAKLALTGDKRFLFSDTGRSMIMFGVAGRSWISMGDPIGPRDEWEALLWRFRELSDRHDGRIVFYQIDEEDLGLYADIGLTLLKIGEEADVPLADFSLQGGARAKLRQTMKRAGRAGATFAVAMPPHSPAFMAEVRAVSDRWLADKNTAEKGFSVGRFSDRYLADQPLATVKVGAQTVAFTNIWTGRAGGEFSIDLMRHTQDAPDGIMDFLFVSLMLWGKEQGYASFSLGVAPLSGLAVHPLAPTWQRLGAAVYRHGEYFYNFEGLRHYKEKFDPVWRPKYIAAPPGLALPQILLDITRLISGGVRGLLVR from the coding sequence ATGCCGACGCCCGAGACCGGCGTCGACACCGCGCGCGACGGCGGAAAACCGCGCCTGGCACGGTTTCTCCCGCTGGTCAGCCTGGCCGTCTTCGCCGCCGGCATTTGGGTGTTGCACAGTGCCTTGGCGGGTCACGATATTGGTGAGATCGTCAGCGGCATCCTGCGCCATCCGCCGGGGCAAATTGTCCTGGCGGTGTGTTTCACGGGCGCGAGCTACACGTTGCTGATGGGATACGACTGGCTTGCGCTGCACCACCTCGGTAAATCGCTGCCGCTCGGCCGGGTCGCCGCAACATCGTTTGTCAGTTTCGCTGTCGGCCTCAACCTGGGCGCCGCCGCCCTAACCGGCGGGTCGCTCCGGTTGCGGATGTATGCCGCCGCGGGGCTCAGCGCGATCGAGGTCGGTGCCGTCATCGCCTTTCTGTTGCTCGCCACCGGGCTCGGCCTTGGAACCCTCGCCGGCGCCACCCTGTTGATCGAAACACCGGCGGTTTTCGCGGCAGCGGGCATCCCGCTGTGGTCGGCGCGGACACTCGGCGCCGTCTTCCTCGGTGCGGTCGCAGGTTATTTTGTCCTGGCGCTCCTCCGCCGCCGTCCGATCCGCATATTCGGCTATGAAGTCCGCGTCCCCGGTTTTGGAATTTCGCTCGCACAACTGACGGTATCGGTCGCCGATATCGGTTTCGCCGCCGCCGTTCTTTTCGTCGTGTTGCCGCCGGAGGCGAACCTTTCCTTTGTCGCCTTCCTCGGCCTCTTCGTCGTTGCCGCCACGGCCGGCACCCTGAGCAACGTTCCGGGCGGGGTCGGGGTATTCGAGGCCGTCATTGTGTTGCTGTTGCCCGCAGCGCCAACGGATGTGCTCTTGAGCGCAATGCTGACCTACCGCGCGATTTACTACTTCTTACCGCTCCTCCTCGCGGGCGGCCTCCTCAGCGTTCTCGAACTACGTACGGCCAAAGTTGTCTTACCGGTTCGCGTGGCGGGGACGCTCTTAGCTGCGCGCTTCGTCGCCCCCCAGGTCCTCGGCACGTTGACGTTCCTCGCTGGCGCGCTCTTACTGCTGTCGGGCGCGACACCGGCGGTGGCGACGCGGGTCGCGTTCCTGCGCGACGTGCTACCGCTGTCGTTACTCGAAATCTCGCACCTGCTGGCAAGCGCGGTCGGGTTCACGTTGCTGATCTTGGGCCGCGGTCTATACCGCCGTCTCAATGCCGCGTGGTGGCTGTCGATCGCTGGCCTTTCGGCGGGGGTAGCGCTGTCGTTGGCGAAGGGGTTCGATTACGAGGAGGCGAGCATTCTCGGCGTCATCTTGGTGCTGCTGTTACCGGCGCGGCGCGCGTTTTACCGGCATGCTTCGCTGATGTCGCCAACGTTGACGCCGGGATGGTTGACGGCGATCGCCACAGCGGTCCTTGCGTCGTTCTGGGTCGGCGCAGCGTCCTTTCGGCAGATTCCGTTTAGCGACGGATTGCTGATCGATTTCGCGTTCGCGGGCGATGCCGCGCGGTTCCTGCGGGCGTCGCTGGTCGTCGCCGCGGTGGCGGGATGTTTTGCGTTCTGGCGCCTGTTGAGCGGCGGCGCGCCGCGTCTCGCCGCCGTCGATGCCGCGAGCGAAGCGGCAGCCGCGGCGATCGTTGCGGCGTCGCCCGACCCGAACGCCAAGCTGGCCCTGACCGGCGACAAGCGATTTTTGTTCAGCGACACCGGCCGCAGCATGATCATGTTCGGTGTGGCCGGGCGCAGTTGGATATCGATGGGCGATCCCATCGGCCCCAGGGACGAGTGGGAAGCTCTGTTGTGGCGCTTTCGCGAGTTGAGCGACCGCCACGACGGCCGCATCGTCTTCTATCAAATCGACGAGGAGGACCTCGGGCTCTACGCGGATATCGGCCTGACCCTGCTGAAGATCGGCGAAGAAGCCGACGTTCCGTTAGCGGACTTTTCGTTGCAGGGTGGCGCGCGGGCAAAGCTTCGCCAGACCATGAAACGTGCCGGGCGCGCCGGCGCAACGTTCGCGGTGGCGATGCCGCCACATTCGCCGGCGTTCATGGCGGAGGTGAGAGCCGTCTCCGACCGCTGGCTTGCCGATAAGAACACCGCCGAGAAGGGTTTTTCGGTCGGGCGATTTAGCGACCGCTATTTGGCGGACCAGCCGCTGGCGACGGTCAAGGTCGGTGCGCAGACGGTTGCCTTCACCAACATTTGGACCGGTCGGGCCGGCGGTGAGTTCAGCATCGACCTGATGCGCCATACCCAAGATGCGCCCGACGGCATCATGGATTTTCTGTTCGTGTCGCTCATGTTGTGGGGAAAGGAGCAGGGCTATGCTTCCTTCAGCTTGGGCGTCGCGCCGCTCTCCGGCCTCGCAGTTCATCCCTTGGCGCCGACATGGCAGAGGCTTGGCGCCGCCGTCTATCGGCACGGCGAATATTTCTACAACTTCGAAGGACTGCGGCACTACAAAGAGAAGTTCGACCCGGTATGGCGACCGAAGTACATCGCCGCGCCCCCAGGGCTCGCGCTCCCGCAAATATTGCTCGACATCACGCGGCTAATTTCCGGCGGCGTCAGGGGGTTGCTGGTCCGCTAA
- a CDS encoding DUF3096 domain-containing protein — MNLIIWQSVISVIAGILIFLRPALLSYIVATYLIIAGAAGLFIALG; from the coding sequence ATGAACCTGATCATTTGGCAGTCGGTCATTTCGGTTATTGCCGGCATCCTGATCTTTCTAAGGCCAGCGCTGCTCAGCTATATCGTCGCCACCTACCTTATCATCGCGGGCGCCGCCGGTCTGTTCATCGCCCTCGGGTAA